A genomic segment from Bubalus bubalis isolate 160015118507 breed Murrah chromosome 5, NDDB_SH_1, whole genome shotgun sequence encodes:
- the NTMT2 gene encoding alpha N-terminal protein methyltransferase 1B isoform X1, translated as MAHLGAHFAFRSRWQKTDDELCRHSMSFILHKAICNDFFQSYLYLLENIPLVKLYALTSQVINGEMQFYARAKLFYQEVPATEEGMMGNFIELSNPDIQASQKFLRKFVGGPGRAGTDCALDCGSGIGRVSKHVLLPVFNTVELVDMMESFLLEAQNYLQVKGDKVESYHCYSLQEFTPPLGRYDVIWIQWVIGYLTDKDLLAFLSRCRDGLKENGIIILKDNVAREGCIFDLSDSSVTRDMGILQTLIRKSGLVVLGQQKQDGFPEQCVPVWMFALHSNGSS; from the exons ATGGCCCACCTGGGAGCCCACTTTGCCTTCAGATCCCGCTGGCAGAAGACCGATGATGAACTCTGTCGACATAGCATGTCCTTTATTCTTCACAAAGCCATTTGCAATGACTTCTTTCAGAGCTATCTCTACCTGCTGGAAAATATTCCCCTGG tgaaattGTATGCTTTAACAAGTCAAGTAATCAATGGTGAGATGCAGTTCTATGCCAGAGCTAAACTCTTCTATCAAGAAGTACCAGCTACAGAAGAGGGTATGATGGGAAATTTCATTGAACTGTCCAACCCAGATATCCAGGCCTCTCAGAAATTTCTCAGGAAATTTGTTGGG GGGCCCGGGAGAGCTGGCACAGACTGTGCCTTGGACTGCGGCTCTGGGATAGGAAGGGTGAGCAAGCATGTCCTGTTGCCGGTTTTCAACACTGTGGAACTGGTGGACATGATGGAATCGTTCCTCCTCGAAGCACAGAACTACCTGCAGGTCAAAGGCGACAAGGTAGAAAGCTACCACTGCTATAGCCTGCAGGAATTCACACCCCCACTGGGAAGATACGATGTCATCTGGATTCAGTGGGTCATTG GGTACCTGACCGATAAAGACCTTCTTGCGTTTCTTTCCCGGTGCCGAGATGGCCTGAAGGAAAACGGCATCATCATACTGAAGGACAATGTGGCCCGGGAGGGCTGCATCTTCGATCTCTCTGACAGCAGTGTGACTCGGGACATGGGCATCCTCCAGACCCTCATTAGGAAGAGTGGGCTGGTGGTGCTAGGCCAGCAGAAGCAGGACGGCTTTCCAGAGCAATGTGTCCCGGTGTGGATGTTTGCGCTGCACAGCAATGGAAGCTCCTGA
- the NTMT2 gene encoding alpha N-terminal protein methyltransferase 1B isoform X2, with product MAHLGAHFAFRSRWQKTDDELCRHSMSFILHKAICNDFFQSYLYLLENIPLVKLYALTSQVINGEMQFYARAKLFYQEVPATEEGMMGNFIELSNPDIQASQKFLRKFVGGPGRAGTDCALDCGSGIGRVSKHVLLPVFNTVELVDMMESFLLEAQNYLQVKGDKVESYHCYSLQEFTPPLGRYDVIWIQWVIDGLKENGIIILKDNVAREGCIFDLSDSSVTRDMGILQTLIRKSGLVVLGQQKQDGFPEQCVPVWMFALHSNGSS from the exons ATGGCCCACCTGGGAGCCCACTTTGCCTTCAGATCCCGCTGGCAGAAGACCGATGATGAACTCTGTCGACATAGCATGTCCTTTATTCTTCACAAAGCCATTTGCAATGACTTCTTTCAGAGCTATCTCTACCTGCTGGAAAATATTCCCCTGG tgaaattGTATGCTTTAACAAGTCAAGTAATCAATGGTGAGATGCAGTTCTATGCCAGAGCTAAACTCTTCTATCAAGAAGTACCAGCTACAGAAGAGGGTATGATGGGAAATTTCATTGAACTGTCCAACCCAGATATCCAGGCCTCTCAGAAATTTCTCAGGAAATTTGTTGGG GGGCCCGGGAGAGCTGGCACAGACTGTGCCTTGGACTGCGGCTCTGGGATAGGAAGGGTGAGCAAGCATGTCCTGTTGCCGGTTTTCAACACTGTGGAACTGGTGGACATGATGGAATCGTTCCTCCTCGAAGCACAGAACTACCTGCAGGTCAAAGGCGACAAGGTAGAAAGCTACCACTGCTATAGCCTGCAGGAATTCACACCCCCACTGGGAAGATACGATGTCATCTGGATTCAGTGGGTCATTG ATGGCCTGAAGGAAAACGGCATCATCATACTGAAGGACAATGTGGCCCGGGAGGGCTGCATCTTCGATCTCTCTGACAGCAGTGTGACTCGGGACATGGGCATCCTCCAGACCCTCATTAGGAAGAGTGGGCTGGTGGTGCTAGGCCAGCAGAAGCAGGACGGCTTTCCAGAGCAATGTGTCCCGGTGTGGATGTTTGCGCTGCACAGCAATGGAAGCTCCTGA